From Klebsiella electrica, the proteins below share one genomic window:
- a CDS encoding ABC transporter permease has protein sequence MINTLLYRILLAIPTMLGVALICFMLVQIAPGDPLVSVMPPDASEALRQTLMQAYGFDKPLPLQFVHWLWRALHGDLGMSVATGRPVLGEVLTAVSYSLRLALLATLIGFVLGSLFGFVAGYFRNSIVDRLASLLSVFGVSVPHYWLGMLLVIVFSVKFSLLPATGGGPIGEIGWQWDREHLQFMLLPAITLSVIPTGIIARTVRSQVADILSQEFIVGLRARGLNESRIFLHVVKNAAPTALAVMGLQVGYLMGGSILVETVFSWPGTGLLLNTAIFQRDLPLLQGTIWVLALFFVLLNLLVDILQTTLDPRIKRS, from the coding sequence ATGATCAATACGCTGCTATATCGCATTCTGCTGGCCATCCCGACGATGCTCGGAGTGGCGCTGATCTGTTTTATGCTGGTACAGATTGCCCCGGGCGATCCGCTGGTCTCGGTAATGCCGCCGGACGCCTCCGAAGCGCTGCGCCAGACATTAATGCAGGCCTATGGCTTTGATAAACCGCTGCCTTTGCAGTTCGTGCACTGGCTATGGCGGGCGCTGCATGGCGATTTAGGCATGTCGGTGGCGACCGGGCGGCCGGTGCTTGGCGAAGTGCTGACGGCGGTCAGCTATTCGCTGCGACTGGCGTTGCTGGCAACCCTTATCGGCTTTGTGCTGGGTAGCCTGTTTGGTTTTGTCGCCGGTTACTTTCGCAACAGCATCGTTGATCGCCTGGCGTCGCTGCTGTCGGTTTTCGGCGTCAGCGTGCCGCATTACTGGCTGGGCATGCTGCTGGTCATCGTCTTCAGCGTCAAATTTTCCCTGCTGCCGGCCACCGGCGGCGGACCGATTGGCGAGATTGGCTGGCAGTGGGACCGGGAGCATCTGCAGTTCATGCTGCTGCCGGCGATTACGCTGTCGGTGATCCCGACCGGGATTATCGCCCGCACCGTGCGTTCGCAGGTGGCGGACATTCTCAGCCAGGAGTTTATCGTCGGCCTGCGCGCCCGCGGGCTGAACGAATCGCGCATCTTCCTCCACGTGGTGAAAAACGCCGCGCCAACCGCGCTGGCGGTGATGGGGCTGCAGGTGGGGTATTTGATGGGCGGCTCGATTCTCGTTGAAACGGTCTTCTCCTGGCCGGGGACCGGCCTGTTGCTGAACACGGCGATTTTCCAACGCGACCTGCCGCTATTGCAGGGGACTATCTGGGTGCTGGCGCTGTTCTTTGTGCTGCTCAATCTGCTGGTGGATATCCTGCAAACCACCCTCGACCCGCGAATTAAGAGGAGCTGA